In Homo sapiens chromosome 8, GRCh38.p14 Primary Assembly, the genomic window CCTTTCTGCCAAAAAACTTATCTTTGCATTTTATAGTACAGACTGGCTGGTGAGGAATTCTCTTAGCTTTTATTGTTGTTACTGGAAAATGCCTTTACTTATTATTTGATTATGTGTTTACCCTTTTTTTAGAAATATACTTTTGCTGGGGTGGATTTCtaagagaacattttttttctttcggCATTTGAAGATAACACTTAACGTTTTGTTCTTCTGTAAGTAATATGTCTCCTTTCAGactgctttttagttttatttttgtttttgagacgcagtctctctctgttgctcaggctggagtgcagtagggtgatctcggctcactgccatctccgcctcctgggttcaagagattctcctgcctcagcttcttgagtaacctaggattataggtgcgtgccaccatgcctggctaatttttgtattttttttttagtagagacagggttttaccatgttggccaggctggtctcaaactgctgacctcaggtgatccgctcaccttggcctcccaaagtgctgggattacaggcatgagccgctgtgcccgccctcaggctgcttttaaaattttctttttattactgatttaaaatactttgattaTGATATGTTTCATgtggttttcttcatgtttcataTTTCAACTTGGATGTCTTCATGTGGTAAATTTGTGTGTTTATAGTCTCAccaaatttggaaaacaatagGCCATTCCTTCCTTAGCTCTATCCTCTCTCtcaaaacttttcttcttttattcgagatggagtcttgctctgtcgcccaggctggagtgcagtggtgtgatctcggcttacttgcaacctctgcctcccaggtttaagcgattctcctgcctcagcctccagagtagctgggattacaggtgcacgccaccacacccagctaatttttgtatttttagtagagatggggtttcaccatattggccaggctggtcttgaactcctgaccttgtgatccaccctcctcagcctctcaaagtgttgggattacaggtgtgagccaccacgcctggctgtctAAACACACATAGTTGCTAGATTGCTTGATGTTTCTGCACAGGTCACTGCTTATTATTTTCCagcccttttctcctctctttgtactatttcttcattcatttgtaGTAATATAAACTCAGGTTTACTGATctttattttggaatatatgcCACAATCCAACTCATAGTATCTTTTACtcagatgtttatttttaatctctggAAATTCCATTTGTCTCTTTATATCTCTCACTCATCATGAACAGTTTTTCTCTTCAAACTCGGacatatttataacatttataatagctcatttaaatctttttttgctGATCCTAGTATCCTTGTCATTTCTGGATCTGTTTTTACTGAATGATTTTTCTCTTGATTATGACCATATTTTCCTGCAtagcagctaattttttattagattCAGTGTGCTATAAAGCACAAACTGTTGAGTGATGGatttagttgtttttctttgaagaacGTTAGGCTTTATTCTGTCCCACATTTAAGTTTCTCATAGATCAGTCTGGTCCTTTCAAGAatggtttagaaaaaaatttgttaGAGTGGTTGCAGAACAATTTAATCTAGAGCCAAATAGCACTACTACTAATGTGTTAGTTGCCCAAGGACTCTGCAGTCTCTCCACTTTGCTAGTGGGAATGAAAATTTTTCCAGCCTTTAGTGCTCCTAAAATTGTTATCCAATCCCTTTTGGGTGTTTTTCTTTGCCTCTAGCCTTGTGAAGTCTTACCCCAAGCGTGCTCACATGAAAACACAGCCCAGGACTGAAGATTTACCATGtgtccctgcccccaccaccaacACTTCGGGGCCTTGCTTCCTTCTAGGCACCCTCTCTCTGCTATTCTGCCCTGGAAGTGGGGGTGTCTTGTGCTTTGGGAAGTTTGATTTCAGTCTCTTCAATGCTTCAGGATTGCTGGACTTCGTTTGAGTCTTCCTCTGTGTGCTGTGGTCTGGACCCTGCTGCTGTAGTGAGCTGGGGGCAATCGAAAGTCTCACTTCATTGGTCTGTTGCACTGCTTATTATCCAATGTCTGAACACAGCTGTCACACATCTTGACAGGTTCCCTTTTGTCTGCTGTCAGAGGGAGATTCCCATAGCAGTGAGTCCATTTTGGATGGAAAGTGAGGAGCAGTCTCATCTTTTTGAGCCCTTGAGCCTTTCTTCCTAAGAGCCTTGTTGTATTGTCTTTTCTCCATACGTGGAGCCATGAGTGGGGTCTGGTGTCAGGTATGAAAAACCACACACTCCATTTGCTGGAATCCTACTGCATCAACGTTGAGAGAGCACTAGATAGTTAAACTGCAGTACCTCCAAATCATTTGAATGATTAAAGATAATTCAATCAATAAATCGTTTGAATGTACTTCAATTCATAAATACTTGTTGAGCAGCCTTCATGCTCAGGGCACTTTACAAGCAGTACAGGAAGAATTAAGACAAACTCCTTGCTTTTAAGGCTCACAAAGTCTAATATGGAGATTGGCAATATGTCACTGTACGCAATGTAAAAACCAAGCAAGGGTTGTAGATGGAGGACTCAAGTCAGAACCCTGTGGTGAACCAGAGGAAAGACTGTAAGCATTTGGGAAATCACCTGTGTTTTTAAGGTGGAGATAAAATGTGAGACGGTCCCTGAAGGACAGGTTAAAGTTTAGAGATGAAGTTGGAGGAGTGAGGCAGACATGAGGTCAACCAGAGCAGAGGCATGGGTGAGAGAAAGCAAAGTGAATATCTGAGGAAGAGCCAGTTTCCTTATTTCTCTGAAGACAAAGTTTTTGGAAGGAATTGGGATAGCCCCTGAGGGATGCATGAAAACCTTAGAGATAGATTTGGTGGAGAGATGCCATTTGGGGTAGAGGGACTGAAAAGGCCCAAGGCTTGGATGACATGAAAGCAAAGGGCATATTCCAAGAGAGTGAAGAGTCCAACTTCACTGGGGCATAACGTTCACAAAGTAGGAATAGAACCTGATAACCCTTGGATAATAAGGTTGGGCTCCCTTATAGATTTCTCCAGAGATTCTACTTTCTTTGAACGAAAGGTGAGTCCTTAAGATTTTCTGAGTTGTCTGTTTGGAAACAAGTACCAAAataatcagatttaaaaaaaaaaatcaagctcctaattttttttgaaaaaaaaatgtaatttgattttacttttataaacttTAAGAAGGCATTTCCACACTTTACAACACTCTCGTCATGTTTcagggtttttatttctttcttcggCAGCATTTTCGGCCACGCGTCGAGCACTTGCCGATCTGTTCCTCCTTTGGAAGGCAGCTGAGCACAGCACACCGGCCGCCTCTGACTCTGCAATAATATTTCTGTAATGTGTTTATGATTCCTCCATGACCTGCAATGACAAAACAGCACACACGGAAAGGTTTTAGGAAGGCTTTTGGTACACGTACAAGGCTTGTGGAATTCCTCAAATAACTCATCCCTTGCTTTTCttgtattcttttgtttctttttcctttttctataaaaTCAGGAGGAAGATGAAGGTATGACTACACAACCCATAGACAATGTTTCTAAGGCTGCAGCTCAGCTGTGGACCCACAGTGGCACCGGGGAAGTGGCGTGACCCTGTGACTGCCGCAGGAACAGTGGGGGTGCTGAGGCTGTGGTGTCCTCAGAGGTAGCCCCAACACTCCACCTCCAACCATTGCACTTAGTAGAACAGGAGCCTGTGCTTCTATTCTCAGAGTAAATCAATCTTTCCTGCTACATTAAACTTTTATGTCTGATTCATGTCTCATCAGCTGGTATAATAATCTTCCCTTGAAGAGTTGGGGAAAGAGATAGCTTTGGGGAGCTATTTAGTTTCTtaatgattcttttctttttttttttttttgaggtgtactctcaccctgtcacccagtctggaggacagtggcgtgatctcggcttactgcaacctccgcctgccaggtttaagcaattctctgcctcagcctcccgagtagctgggattacaggtgcccgccactgtgcccagataatttttgtatttttagtagagatggggtttcaccatcttggccaggctggtcttgaactcctgacctcgtgatccgcccacctcggcctcccaaagtgttgagattacaggcatgagccaccgcacctggcctcttaaTGattcttgtctgaaaaaaaagtgGTGATGCCTAGTTCCCATACAACAAACCTGCTTGGTCCAAAGCACTCTGAAGGATGGAGAAATACTGACTCTGAATTATATATTCTCAATTAGATCAATCCTTAGATTTCCCAGCCCATCTTACCTGGAACAGGCACCAAAAACAGGAAGAGCAAAGCAAACAGAAGATAATGGATCCTCATAGCTGCTAGGCTTCACCCCACGCTGAGACTGGATGAAAAGGTGTGCTTGGTCACTTTATAAAGGTTCCAGCCACAGCTGCAATTCTTGTCATATTACAGTGATGACATTATGACATGTTTTCTGATGCATCATTCCAATGCCTCTCACCATGCAGAACACACCCACTCACTCAGTTAATTAGGAACCCAATGGTAAGGCAGAGCTCCCTATGGATTTGTGGCTGTCCGGGTGCTCTCTGGACTCCAGGGGCTTGTCTGGGTGTGGGTCAGATTGGGTTGTGGGTACAGATAGGGCTGGCATGAGCAAGTATGCCCCCTTTGGGGAATAGTCTCAGGGCATGTGGCTGGGGGCTGACTTGTCCGTACTTTGCTGCTTTGgagctttttttctcttcctaaaatgctgggagAGTCTAAGACCCTCCTGGGGACCAAATAAATCCAGCCCTGGACATATTCAATATCTGGCAATAGGACTGGCTTTTTGGTAGTGAGGTAAGGGAGGAAAATGGGCTACATTCAAGGTTAGCTGACCACCTGGCCCTTGGCCTATGATGGGGTGCTATAATTTGAGTGAAACATgtctcattctttcattttttttttttttttttgagagacagagtctcacttttttgtgcaggctggagtgcagtggcatgattacagctcacaaCAGCTTGAGCTGTCaggctcaagaggtcctcccacttcagccccctgagtagctgggaccacaaacgCATACCTCCACACatggctaaattttaaattttctgtagaaaataaaatggggtctcactatgctgcccagactggtttcgagCCCAgatgtgaactcctgggctcaagcaatcctcctgcttcagcctcctaaattgctgggattactggtatgagccactgtgtgcgGCCCATGTCCGATTCTTCATCATTGTCTAAAACCTACCAAATTTATGAGTAAAGAAGGTGTTTAATTTTACTTCATCAGAGAAAGAGGATGCTGGGATGATAGATTTAATAGACTGGCATCTCCTCCTAGTCAATGACTGTCCCTGTGCAAAAGAGGGGCTTCAGAATAGACATTTAAGACCTCAAGTTACTCTTGGCTCAGGAGCATTCAAGGCAGTCCAGGGGCCAGATGATTTCCCCTGCATATAGATTCAACGTTTAGAGGGAAaaatgctaaaaaagaaaaaaaaaacagctattaAACTTAAATGTTCAGGAATCCAATGGATGGGTTGTATTTGGTTGACTATCAATTGGGAACTAAGTAAGTCAATGACAATTCAATTGGGAGCTGAAGTCACCGTGATGTCTCCTAGCTGCTGCTTCGTGTGAATGCAATTATAACGGATCCACTAAGGATCAAGGGTGTGTTAGTTCTGGGAGTGTGTGTTCAGAATTTGGGTGCACCACACCTGTCAGATTCAGTAAGAAAACTCTGAACACATACTATAGGAAGGGACAAGTATCATGTCTTCAGCATAGGTGAGGGTGAAGTGGATGAGATACCAAGAGGGACCAGTCTTGGTTCTTTCTCTCCAGAAGCTCCATGTAGGGCCAGGTAGATGGGCAGACAGTCAAATGATAAATTTAGGATGAATTATAATGGGAGTCATAGGAAGATTTCAAGCACAGGGCTGCAGAAACGTAGAAGAAAGATAACTCATCATAACTCAAAGATAACTCTTTGAGCCAAGAGTGGAGCTCAATCAGCAGATTTAAGACTTTAGATAGGTAgatgctactttttaaaatctaacttTCCTCTTTAGTTCATGATTTGAGACAAAGCAATTGGAGATATTTATAAATGGGGGAAGGAGGTGAGTGTGGGTGGGATGGGTGCTGACTTCACAGTCTTACTATGTCAGACATAACGATGGCATTGGGCGTTGTAGAGGGTTAGCACCAGCTCTCAGCCTGGGGTGAGGACAGTCAGACGCTGGAGATGACTTGCTTTTCCACATGGAGAATAGACTTCCACAGGTGAACCCCTGGTCTAACCTGTTCCTTCATAGACTGGGAGGCATTTTTATGGCAACACCACTATTTCATAAAAGTTCCTTGGTGAGGAAAAATGCCACTTTTTCTTGTCAACTAGTTTGGGAGCTGGGAATTGGAGATTGGGCTGTGACAATCAGCCTTTTCAAGTTTGGACATACTCCAGACACACAAAATCCGTTTTGAGGGGGActtacctgttttaagaaaattataaaagtaatgcatttttatggtaaaatttcaaacaatagaagAGAGAGACTGTGTAATTTACTTCTCTACTTCAGGGAGCCACTGACAACTGTGAATTGTCCTCTTTTTGGCttattataatcctttttatgtCTTCAATACTTTTAGCCTCTCAAATGATAACAAGTACACGTGTGCTGTCTAATAGTTGGGTGAATAGATTCATGTGTCTGAAGCCATACAACACTAACGACAGCTGGGTCTTGTCACTCCCTGCCCCTGGGCTCTGAGTCACAGCGCTTGGAACTGCAGATCCTGCAAATTTTTGTACCCATGTGCTTGGTTTCCTTGTAGCTCTCACAGCCAGCATTTTGACATTTTGATTAGGTTGAGCAAGGAAGAGAAACTTTAGTTATTTATCACCTTTGTTCATGTCAGACTttcctttaattattattttttaaatcctgttCTTAAAATGTGGAGCTGAGATGTGATTGGTCCAAGTTTGTGGCAGAAGGGCAGAGCTATGTAGAAGACAAACACCAGGTCTGAAGTGAGGCGTCATTGGGCCATCACTCAGCCCTACCGTGTATGGCGTGGGTTTACCTGAATAAATTACCTAAGCTCTGTGAGCATCTGTAACTCAGCAACAAAGCACAGAGAGCAGTACATTTCCTGTTTAGGTCACAGTGAAAGCCCTATGAGTTAATGGTGTGAAATTGACTTGTACATTGCAAATCACCATGTGACCCATGTATCACCCAAGTATCACCCACGTGACCCTCGGTTAACAATATCAAGACTCTGGCATGGGCTCCCAGCACGGGAATCCAGGGTGTCAACTCCTCTTCATCTTGACATAGTCTAAGATGAAGGTTGGCTCAGCCATTCTCCTTTGCAGCCATTAATCTTGTCACAACCACCATTATATAAGTTATACAAATAAAGGCAgacatttttccaattttatagatgaagacactgaggctcagagaggttgaatgACATGCTGTAGTGAATTGCAGCATTgtgacctgaagccagcatgtccAGTCATTTCTCTGCCTGCTCTCAGAGTCATCCCTTGACTATTGGTGATCTACACTCATGTGTAGTGGTCTATACTTAGGTGTGTACCCTTTTCCATCACCCCATTGTCCCTAAATTCTTTGCATCCTAGCATCTCAAGAAATCTGTCCAAACTACTCTTCCTAAGTCCAGCCAAGCCTTTTACATCCCCAGCTCAATGAGTTTTTTGTCTGTAATCTTCCTACCTGACCGTTTTGCAACATGTGCCTCGTAAGGCCACTTTCAGAAACCTATTCCTCAATTTCAATTCAACGTCCAGAGAACTTCATGGACATCTGCTCTGTATTAGGGTCTTAGGACCTGGTGCTGTGCaggaaagaaagataaacaaTATTTACTCTCTAGGCTCTGAATTTTCACTATTTCCCAGTCTAATGGAAAAAGATACAAGCTGACAGTAACACGATATAACAGACATCCGCTTTCCATTGTCTCCTCCTATCCTTCCCATTACTGCCTTTGATTCATCATGGaagttttcctccttctcctgtcCCTGAAGTCCCCAAAAGGGAACATCTTCAAGAATTTAACATTTTCATGGCAatcataatgatgatgatgataatgatccTCCTCCTTATCATCATTGTCACGTCATTGTAACAGATCTATTGAGCACATATTATGTTctagacactgtgctaagcaatttacttgcatttatttcatttgaatcaTGCAGTAATTTAATAATGTTGATACACTTATCTGCATTTCCCAAATGGGGAAAGGCCAGTTGATGCTCCCATGCTCCTAACTGTATTCCAGATGCTTACTCGTGGGCCTCTGCTGGCTTCATATGATCTTTGGGATGTGGTTATCTATGCCTGCATGCAGCTACCTTCCATCTTCATCTCTAGTCTGGACCATTTCCCCAATGTTCTCAACCAATCTTTACatcactttttctgtaaatatcaaCTTCATTCTCCAAATTGCTTGGTGATAGATGTTGGAAACTAGGTTCTTTctgactcttctttctttttttggagggggggacagaatctcaccctgtctcccaggctggagtgaagtggcacaatcttgggtcactgcaactttcacctcccgggttcaagcgattctcccacctcagcctcccaaatagctgagactataagtttgcaccaccatgcccagctaatttttgtatttttagtagagacagggtttcaccactttggccaggctggtcttgaactcctgatctccaggGACCTGCCCTCCTCgcgctcccaaagtgctgggtttacagccATCAGCCAATTCTTTCTACAAAGTGGTTTGCATAATTTTCAGGGACCAACTCAAATACCAGTTCCTCATGATCACAATCACCCCAGTTGAAAGAGATCCCTCCCTCCTCTGCAGTTCTGCAGAGCACATTTTGCATGACACTTGGAGCTTCTACCAACTTCCATAATGAATGCCATATACTATTTGTGAACATTTCTTATTATCTTTAATAGATGGTGTCTTTTCATTTATGTCCTTATATTAATGAGAAAGTACATACTCAAGTCCTATGTTGCTTTCACCCTTTAGataataagaattattttcaaatcCTAGAGTATCTCCTAGGATGCTCAGGATGaatatcacaaagaagaaatACTTCCAGAAGAGCAAGGAAATAGGGAGAGAACAGTAGCAGCTAATGCAAAGACAACAAATGATTTACAACATGAGAACAATCTGAACACACTTATggtttaacaaaatataaataaattcgTGAGATACTGAGTGTGGCAGGCAGCCACTGCAATGGCCCCCAGTAACCCTTGCCTTTAGGGAATGCTGGTATCGTGCTTTGGTGCAGATATGATATGGAGGGTGGAGCAGAGGCTTACGAGACAGAAGGCCAGAAGACCAAGAGCTGAACTCAGGTCTGCTGTGTTTCGGATGCCAGTGGGAGAAAGAGGCAGACCTGAGTGCCAGAGCCATCTAGAAGAAGCAATCAAGAGTTAATACAATGGTTGAGCATGAGAGAAGGAATTAAGAGAGGAGGCAGCCTAGGGATACTGTTCAGGGGACAGGGTAGGTGGCGGTCCCATCAATTAGAATTAAAGTGGTGATGCCAGCAGGCACTGAGGGAGACATGCTATGGAGAGAGAGCCAGGCTTAACATATGGCATCTTTTTAAAACAGGCTCAAACTAGTTTAGGAATTTACAGGCTTAGCAGTGATGTGGGGTTGCATGCCTTTCCCAGAGTTTCTAAAATCATGCCTGACAAGATGGGGACTGACTCTCCTAATTCCTATAGGCAAAATCAAGGAGGGGATAAGTGTATGAGAAATTCATATAAAGCTACCCTAAAGACATTTTTCTACCCATTTGGCAGCAATATTTTCACCACAAATAGAATGAAGTGCATAATACTACCTCACCTTCTGTTTACACTGGGTAACTCCAACCGGGTTCTTTCTATTTAATCATGGCCCTGTCCCAGTAAAAACACACCCTATACTACCTCTGGCCACCAGCCTACACAGTTCTGATGGCTGCTTCCTCAGGGAGGACTTTTAGGGGACAGGTGGCTCTTACAAAGCAATCATGAGCTCAACTCATCAATGGGCTGGCAGCTGAGGTGGGGAAGTGATGCATCCAAGGCAAAAGGTGTGACCCAGGGGACTTTTTGTTAAAACAGGTCGTCTGCCACTATCCTTTCTTCAGAACTGGTAATTGAAATGAGCCTATTGACTGATGTGGTAATAGGCCATGGATGACTATTAAATGATTTGCACATGGTGGCTAGTATCTATGGAGCTGTTATTACGTACCTGGCATGGCAATGGTGCTTTAATGCATTTCTCTGACAAAAAAAGGCATAAAGTAGGTATCAGAATTTTTACTTAAGGATAAGGaggaggcacagtggctcacacctgtaatcctagcactttgggaggtcaaggtgggcggatctcctgaggtcaagagtttgagacaagcctggccaacatggtgaaacccagtgtctattgaaaatacaaaaattatctagaagtggtggcgggcacctgtaatcgtagctacttgggaggctgaggcagaaaagttgcttgaacctgggaggttgaggttgcagtgagcccagatcacgccattgcactccagcctgggtgacagcaaaactctgtttccaaaaaaaaaaaaaaaaaagattaaggaaaCTAAGGCTAAGACAAACGaaataactttctaaaatttGAAGCCCAGGACCATCAGGCTCACAGATTATGCTAACTACTTGCTTTATTATTCAGGTTATTGTAGTTATATTTTATATCCATGTTTCTGTCAAAGGTTTTTGGTGTGGGGTTTCCCAGTGGAAAGGGAAATGATTATATATGGTGGAGAATAAATGAGAGAGGGCTTGGGGAATGGAAGCCACACCTCACCCACTTGGCTCAGACCACAGGGCTACTCCTGTTTTGAGAATTTCCAGCTAACTGCCTTATAAAATTACATAGCATGGTATTTATGGTGCTAGAGCACcaagaaaaattcaataaaatgatgaatttgaCATCTCTGACTCAATCTCCTCTTCCATATTTTTCAAGAGGTTTTATGATTGCATATATTAGGGGCcagcaaaccttttctgtaaagggctagaCAGTAAATATTTCTAGGCATTGCTGGCCATGTGGCTTCTGTTGCAACTACTTAATTCTGCAGCTATAGTACAGAAGCAGTCataaacaatacataaacaaatggccatggctttgttccaataaaaatttatttataaaactggGTGGCAACTGGATTTAGCCAGCAGTCCATAGTTTTCTGACCCCTGGCATAAATTTATGAGACACTGAGTGTGGCAGGCAGCCTCTACGATTGCTGCCAAGGATTCCTGTCTTTGTGAAATGCTGTGATTCATGCTCTGGTGTAAGCCACTCCTTTTGATTATGAGCTGGCCTCATTCACTCATTTCTAATAAATAGATTATAAGTCTATGAAGCAATAGAttataacctaatctcagaagtcATGAGAGTAAGCTATAAAAAGGCTGTGGGTTCAGTTTTGGATGCCTTCTCACTCTTCTTGCTTTTGTGGAAGCCTGCTGCCATGTTTTGAGTCGCCCTATGGAGAGACCTACAAGGCAATGAACTGAGGGGCTTCTCTGGCCAACAGCTAGTCAGTCACTAAGGCTCTTAATATACCAGCCCACAGGGAACTAACTCCCTCCAATAACCATGTGAGTGAGTTTATGGAAGTAGATCCTTCCCTGTGTAGGCTTCAGATACAAatgcagccctggctgacagcTTAACTGTGACTTCATGACTGAGCTTGATCTAGAAGCACCCAGCTGGGCCATGCCTAGTTTCTACAATCCACAGAATGTGTGAGATAACAATGTTTCTCGTCTTCAtccactaagttttgggataatttgttatgcagcaatggaTAACTAATATAGTGAGGTATAGTGCAAAGAATGGAAGAGATTTAGAGACCTATGTTTCAGTCCCAGTTTTTTTACAAATTTGCTATGTAAATTTAGACTAACTGTTGACCAAGTCTAGCCCTTCCATTTTTTATTCTGCCTACAAAAGGGAAAGGAATCATGGATTTCTGAGGTCATTACAGGTCTAAGTCTTCATGGTTCATTGAATTGTCAAGCTGATTCCTGCATCTAAACCAGAGTCTTGAATTGGAAGCCCATGAGTAAAATATAGTCCATCGAAGTATTTTGATATTAGGTGTCAAcatttaaaacactaaaaattttgcataaaaattcagttttctgACTTCCTCAGAAAAATTCAATGATTAAACCACCAGGGCCCACGTTTCTACATGTAACACTGAGATTTATCCAAAAATCTCTTGTCCCGTTACATCACAGGTCCCCAACCtctgggccatggaccagtacccgTCCCTGGACTGTTAGGAACCATGCCACACAGCATGAGGTGGGTGACAGGCAAgtgagcgaagcttcatctgtatttaaagCTGCTCCTCATcacttgcattaccacctgagccccacctcctgtAAGAtaagtggcagcattagattctcataggactgcaaaccctattgtgaactgtgcgtgccagggatctaggttgcatgtttcttataagaatctaatgcctgatgatctgtcactctCTCCTATCACCCCCAGATAGAGCTCtttagttgcaggaaaacaagctcagggctcccactgattctacactATGataagttgtataattatttcactgtatgttacaatgtaataatagaaataaagtgcacaataaatgtaatgcacttgaatcattcCAAAACCATCTCCCCCACcttggtccatggaaaaattgtcttctacaaagctagtccctggtgccaaaaaggttggggacagcTTCCTTACATAGAATATGAGTGCTCCAATGCACTGCAGTACCCAATTCCTTACTATCTCTCACTGGCCTGGCTCTGATGGTCTTTGGAGAACCACTTGAATGATGCTTATTTTGAGATCTTCCCTAAAACAGAGAAATTATGTTCTTTTACCATCTGCTTGTATCTTGGGTCCAGGACActggccaatttttatttcaatatggcCTTTGCGAAGTTCTGTGATGTCATAACATCTAGATCCACAAGTCCCGCTCACACAAACTTCAGGGAAATCCCAGATCAGAGCCACATATTCTTACATTAGAACATTAGAGCTCTTatgttcttctctctcttcctcacatCTAGAATACATCTTATCCCTccctctttacagaaaaagacacacacttctacatacacacacacatttctagtTTCACACCATTGTGGTTGGTAAAACATACTTCATATGATGttaatcttcttaaatttattaacttgttttgtggcctcaCATGTTATCTACTCTGGAGAATATTCTACGTGCCCTTGAGAAGAACGTGTATTCTTCTGTTGAATAGAATGTTCAGTATATGTCTGTCAGGTCCATTTGGTCtttagtgt contains:
- the DEFB103B gene encoding beta-defensin 103 precursor, which encodes MRIHYLLFALLFLFLVPVPGHGGIINTLQKYYCRVRGGRCAVLSCLPKEEQIGKCSTRGRKCCRRKK